The Methanoculleus horonobensis genomic interval GGAATGTCGAAAACCCCTTATGGGCGGTCGCGGGCATTGCCTGGGTATTGCCCGGATTAAAATTAGGTGAGAGCAATCCTATGCCAGACATAAACGAAGATGACGAAATAACAACCCTGCTGAGGCACAAAAAACAGGTCATCCTGTACGGCCCTCCGGGCACGGGAAAGACATTTCGTGCAAATAACTACATCAAATGTCTCAATACCCATGACTATGAGGTTCATGAGGACTCGCTTCTTGATCAACAGAGCTTCTCTTTGACTATTTATGAGCCAAGAGACGGCCAGATCCCGAACTTGACTCCAGGAACACGTTTCGTGTACGACTGGAAAGGAAGGCGAAACTGGCAGACGTACTTTGATGAACTCCAGGAAGGCGACGTGGCGCTGGCATATAACGCCGTTAAGTTGCGTCGCTTCACGACTGTGGTTAGGTGTACCCGGAAAGAAGCGGATTCCATAGAGTTTGAAGTCATTCAGCAGTTTAACGGCCCGTCCTTTGAGGACATGAAGAATGACTCCGGATTGAAAGAGTCCGATATTGTGCGAACGAAAATGGCATTCGGCCTAAAACGGCTGAGTCAGCTCGAACTGCAACGAATTATCGCTCTTTCGGAAGGCCTGACATACGAATCGCTCGGTATCGAACTGAAGAAAATCAGGGAGACCATTCCAAACAAAGAGTTCGTCACTTTTCACCCTTCCTTCGGCTACGAGGATTTCATCGAAGGTCTTCGTCCGCTCACCACCGACGACGGCACCCTCACCTACCGCGTGGAGGACGGCATCTTCAAGACGCTGTCCCGCCGTGCATTCAACGTTCTCGCGGAAATGGCGGGGATTGAAGGGCGATGGAACGAATCCAGGAGCATCCCGCACCTTGACGATACGGAGAAGAAAGAACTACTGAAAACTGCACCGGAGGTTCCCTTCTACCTCATCATCGACGAGATCAACCGCGGAGACATCTCCAGAATCTTCGGAGAACTGATCACGCTCCTTGAGGCCGACAAACGTTACTGCGGAGAGAATGAGATCACGACAACCCTCCCCTACTCCAAAGAGAAGTTCGCAATCCCGCCGAACCTCTACATCATCGGCACGATGAACACCGCCGACAAATCGATATCGCTCGTCGACGCCGCGCTCCGGCGCAGGTTCGGTTTCATCGAGATGATGCCCAACTACAGTGTTCTCAGAAGCCTCCCAGATGATAAAGACGATGAGATCGGGGAAATCGTCGATACCGCTACGGATGCCCTGGAAGCGATCAACAGGAGAATTGCAGGAAATTATGACCGGGATCACCAGATGGGTCACAGTTACCTGATGAAAGTGAAGAATGCCGGATCGCGCGACGATGCGCTTGAGATGCTACGCTTCGCGTGGTACCACGAGATCGTGCCCCTCCTTCAGGAATACTACTACGACGCGCCCGCCCGATTCAACGAGGTTATCGGGAGCAAATTCATCAAACTCTCCCCGGACGAGTGCAGTTTTGAAATCCGGGAGAGGCTATACGGCGACGAGTTCCTCATGGCAGTCGAAGCGCTTGCGAACGGGAACCGTGAACAGGGACAGGCCGAACCAGATGAGTGAGAATCAATCGACAGCAACCCTCTTTGAGTATCAGAAGTACCCGTACGAATCCTCAAAGACGGATTCGTTCAAAGAGGGAACCCTTCACCTGACAGACAAGACCATCGAGCTGCTGGACTCCCTGAACAGCAAAAGGCCCATCCTTGAGATCGGTAGAAACACGATAAAACCGTTGAATTATGTCGGAGTAGTAAGAGTTAACGGCTTCACCGTTCAGATCCTCCCCAAACTCTTTGCACAGGAGAGTTGCCCGGAGCAGAAGACACTGGCAGCTGCGAATCTCCTCAAGATGCTTTTTCATACGGAAAACGTTCCCATCACCGAAGTGGACCCGGCAGGTCTCGATCTCAGGAAGATGGATCTCTTTGAAGTATTCATTCACCTCTTTGCAAAGAACCTGCTGAATACGATAAAGATCTCACTGAAGAGAGAATATATCACCAACTCGGATGAACTCCGCGTAGTTCGGGGACGGATAGACTTTCAGCACCACATAAACCCCGCTCGGATGCATATCATCCCCTGTCGATACCACGAACTCTCGGTCGACAACCTCCTGAACCGAACCCTCAGGTATACCTGTTACCTGATGTCCAGGACGGTCTCGGACTTTACGACGATTCGGCTGCTCCGTTCGATCGTCAACCTCCTCGATCCAGTAACGCTGACGCCGGTCTCTGTAGCAGAGATCGACCGTATCACATTCTCCCGGCTCAACCGCATCTTCGAACCCTATATCCGGATGTGCAGGATATTCCTCTCGAGATCTTCCCTCACCTTGCAGGCTTCAAAGGTCGAATTTTTCTCCCTGCTGATCCCGATGGAGAGGCTGTTTGAAGAGTTTGTTAGCACAGTCCTTGCAGAAGATCCGACCTACTTCTTCGGGAGGTATGTACCGGTCAGATCGCAGGCAATCGTGGGCAGGCTTGTTAAAGATGCGAACGGGACAGAGTTATTCAACATGAAACCGGATATCGTCATCGGATACCCGCAGATTGAGGCAGTCATCGATACCAAGTATAAGCAGCTGGATTCGGGCGACCGGAAGTTGGGCGTCTCACAGGCGGATCTCTACCAGATGTATGCATATGCAGCGAAGACAAACGCCAGGAGGTGTATGCTCCTTTATCCGGAAGTGCTTTTTGAGCAGAAACAGGACTTCGCCCTCACAGTGCGTTCCGTGGAGGGGACGGACATGGATATTTTGCTCATGATCCGGGCTGTCCGGCTCTCCCACGACCTCAACCACCAGGACGGGTGGGAAGCGTTCCGTAGCGAACTCCGGGAGATTGTCAGACCGCTTATCGCGGAGCGGGAACCCCTGACAACGACAGAGTCCGGCAGGGCTGCCGCAGAAGGATGAATCTCGGGGTGTCCCGGCCCATCCCGGCCACTCACACTCTGCGTTAGGCGTTGCCCGGACAGGTACACCCCGGCCGGAGCCATCGGGGAACCGGAGAGAATCTCCCTTCAATCCGGGCATTCCGGAGCGGAACCGCGCCATCCTGAAGGCAGACAAGAACTCCCATCGGATTTGTCATGTAGAATCATTACAAAACCTATAAAGCAGATATGATCCCACGCTGTAAGGTTCATACCGACCTATCTGGTCAGTTTTCCGGGAGACGGTTCATCTGTCAGGGAACACGAACTACAGGATCATAGTGATGTTCGAGTAGAGATACTCAAAACGTGAGGAGAGAACCATGGCAAAAAGAATGCTGAGCGAGTTCGAATCGTACGATCTCCTGAAACAGTACGGCGTACCGGTACCCGAACATGCGATCGTCAAGACCCCCGCCGAAGCAGGCAAGGCAGCAGAGAAGATCGGTTTTCCGGTCGTCATGAAGATCCACTCGCCCCAGATCGTCCACAAAAGCGATGCCGGCGGTGTTATCGTCAGTATATCCTCCAAGCAGGTTGCGGAAGAGGCATTCAACAAGATCGTCGCAAACGCCAAGGCGTACAATCCCGAAGCAGAGATCAAGGGTGTCATCGTCGAGCAGCAGGCGGCGCCGGGGCTTGAACTGATCATCGGCGGAAAGACCGATCCGGCGTTCGGGAAGGTGCTCACCTTCGGTATGGGAGGCACCCTCGTCGAGTTGATGAAGGACGTTACCCTGCGGATCCTGCCGATCACCGAGGAGACCATTCGGCAGATGGTCAGGGAGATCCACGGCTACCCGATGATCCAGGGCTACCGGGGGTCAAGGCCGAGAGACGAAGAGGCGCTCATCAAGGTCATATGGGCGATCAACTGTTTCTTCGCCGAGAACGTGCACGTCGTGGAGTTCGACATCAACCCGGTCCGGCTGTACGAGTCGGGAGCCTGCATCGTCGACGCCCGTATCTTCGTCGACGATGAGGCGGTCGAGAAGGTGGCGAAAGAGCGGCCCTTCGTGCCGATCGAGTATTACACCCCCCGGTCGATCGCGGTCATCGGGGCCTCGTCCGAACCCAAGAAGATGGGTTACGCCGTGATGCACAACCTCCTCCACTTCCCCGGACAGCTCTACCCGGTGAACAACAAACGCCCGGAGGTTCAGGGACTCAAAGCGTATCCATCCATCCTCGATATCCCGAACCCCGTCGATATGGCGGTCATCACCGTCCCGGCCAAGCACGTCCCGAGCGTCATCGAGGAGTGCGGGCAGAAAGGCGTCTCCATGGTGGTCATCATCACCGCCGGGTTCAAGGAGATGGGCGAGGGAGGAAAAGCACTCGAGGATCGGGTCATGGAGATCGCAAAGCGTTACGGCACGCGGGTCATCGGCCCGAACTGCCTCGGCCTGATCATCCCCCCCAAGGGCATCGACACCACCTACGTCCACGAGTCCCCGAAACCCGGCAACATCGCCTTCATCTCCCAGAGCGGGGCCATCGTCAACACGGTGGTCGATTGGAGCATCAAGCAGGACATCGGGTTCTCCGTCGTCGTCTCGGTGGGCAACCAGGCAGACCTCAACTTCATCGACTACCTCAGGTTCGTGGAGCGTGACCCGAAGACCAAAGGCATCATCCTCTACATCGAGGAGATCCAGGACGGCAAGACCTTCATGAAGGTGGTGAGCGAAGTCTCGAAGACCAAACCCGTCGTGGCGATCAAGTCCGGTTCCTCCGTGAAAGGCCAGGCAGCAGCCTCTTCTCACACGGGTTCGCTCTCGGGGTCGTACGACGTCTACATGGAAGCCTTCCGCGAGTCCGGCGTGATCCCCGTCCACACCCTCTCCGGCACCTTC includes:
- a CDS encoding McrC family protein codes for the protein MSENQSTATLFEYQKYPYESSKTDSFKEGTLHLTDKTIELLDSLNSKRPILEIGRNTIKPLNYVGVVRVNGFTVQILPKLFAQESCPEQKTLAAANLLKMLFHTENVPITEVDPAGLDLRKMDLFEVFIHLFAKNLLNTIKISLKREYITNSDELRVVRGRIDFQHHINPARMHIIPCRYHELSVDNLLNRTLRYTCYLMSRTVSDFTTIRLLRSIVNLLDPVTLTPVSVAEIDRITFSRLNRIFEPYIRMCRIFLSRSSLTLQASKVEFFSLLIPMERLFEEFVSTVLAEDPTYFFGRYVPVRSQAIVGRLVKDANGTELFNMKPDIVIGYPQIEAVIDTKYKQLDSGDRKLGVSQADLYQMYAYAAKTNARRCMLLYPEVLFEQKQDFALTVRSVEGTDMDILLMIRAVRLSHDLNHQDGWEAFRSELREIVRPLIAEREPLTTTESGRAAAEG
- a CDS encoding acetate--CoA ligase family protein; translation: MAKRMLSEFESYDLLKQYGVPVPEHAIVKTPAEAGKAAEKIGFPVVMKIHSPQIVHKSDAGGVIVSISSKQVAEEAFNKIVANAKAYNPEAEIKGVIVEQQAAPGLELIIGGKTDPAFGKVLTFGMGGTLVELMKDVTLRILPITEETIRQMVREIHGYPMIQGYRGSRPRDEEALIKVIWAINCFFAENVHVVEFDINPVRLYESGACIVDARIFVDDEAVEKVAKERPFVPIEYYTPRSIAVIGASSEPKKMGYAVMHNLLHFPGQLYPVNNKRPEVQGLKAYPSILDIPNPVDMAVITVPAKHVPSVIEECGQKGVSMVVIITAGFKEMGEGGKALEDRVMEIAKRYGTRVIGPNCLGLIIPPKGIDTTYVHESPKPGNIAFISQSGAIVNTVVDWSIKQDIGFSVVVSVGNQADLNFIDYLRFVERDPKTKGIILYIEEIQDGKTFMKVVSEVSKTKPVVAIKSGSSVKGQAAASSHTGSLSGSYDVYMEAFRESGVIPVHTLSGTFQVAEMLSSPKGYPRGKRAVVITNAGGFAVLSSDYAERYGIDLITLPPKVLKELNDSLPDFWNKNNPIDLLGDANEKRFEQTFNTLVKHQDCWDIAFVVGFPNLVIGSEQLANQIIRFSEKTENMIVGTLLGGESMDRGRKVLRENGIPLFDELDFTFRVMGRILWQRFR
- a CDS encoding AAA family ATPase, with protein sequence MTKLIPRDSDLLKRGFVMGRDLDTRFSQLLEAIAEHENTTVEMLGKTFASKEIENRRTFYPQLKQVLLEQELDIAEFKKIITNCWASGSRFDIIQFGRFTKEKDANVLIQTLIKNFPQDDAEAAARIDAFTTEAVRLGYQDKKGSPNGSAAAALCSVLLTALFPERFVDYRQSRWRDFAQKVGYDISFPATGSYGQGIVWAGQFAADLAETRTFRRTWNVENPLWAVAGIAWVLPGLKLGESNPMPDINEDDEITTLLRHKKQVILYGPPGTGKTFRANNYIKCLNTHDYEVHEDSLLDQQSFSLTIYEPRDGQIPNLTPGTRFVYDWKGRRNWQTYFDELQEGDVALAYNAVKLRRFTTVVRCTRKEADSIEFEVIQQFNGPSFEDMKNDSGLKESDIVRTKMAFGLKRLSQLELQRIIALSEGLTYESLGIELKKIRETIPNKEFVTFHPSFGYEDFIEGLRPLTTDDGTLTYRVEDGIFKTLSRRAFNVLAEMAGIEGRWNESRSIPHLDDTEKKELLKTAPEVPFYLIIDEINRGDISRIFGELITLLEADKRYCGENEITTTLPYSKEKFAIPPNLYIIGTMNTADKSISLVDAALRRRFGFIEMMPNYSVLRSLPDDKDDEIGEIVDTATDALEAINRRIAGNYDRDHQMGHSYLMKVKNAGSRDDALEMLRFAWYHEIVPLLQEYYYDAPARFNEVIGSKFIKLSPDECSFEIRERLYGDEFLMAVEALANGNREQGQAEPDE